Proteins encoded by one window of Clostridium cagae:
- a CDS encoding ABC transporter ATPase, producing the protein MKELSTIQKREKLNKVFATDKIGPGGANHEYVIVSDIGLQVPKEQVITFQKGPRNVEGSQHGACDEDLLEMVRDRLKAFQRGPYSCRENACALTYIEEALLWLNMRKEDRIERNVLGTNTK; encoded by the coding sequence ATGAAAGAATTAAGTACAATCCAAAAGAGAGAAAAATTAAATAAGGTATTTGCTACTGATAAAATAGGTCCAGGAGGTGCCAATCATGAATATGTGATAGTTTCAGATATTGGCTTACAAGTTCCTAAAGAACAGGTAATAACATTTCAAAAAGGTCCTAGAAATGTAGAGGGTAGTCAACATGGTGCTTGTGATGAAGATTTATTAGAAATGGTAAGGGATAGATTAAAAGCCTTCCAAAGAGGTCCTTATTCTTGTAGAGAAAATGCCTGTGCATTAACATATATAGAAGAAGCCTTACTTTGGTTAAATATGCGTAAGGAAGATAGAATTGAAAGAAATGTATTAGGTACAAATACTAAGTAG
- a CDS encoding terminase small subunit: MAREKSPERIKAKEIYLSSNGDIVLKDIAEELGVTDVKIRKWKNLDKWDEELKGNVPLKENKKKVERTIKKSTNKENNKKDEEPIADEVKEVLENTELNDKQRLFCVIYSKCFNATKAYQKVYKCTYETAMVNGSNLLRNTKVKEQIESLTAIQFNKEALKRSVIQKYIDIAFADIGDYVKFGKKYKGVWTKDNDGKDIPVIDPETGEQKIKEYNYLDLKESSLVDTTLINEVAEGKDGIKFKLADKMKALDFLTKHCNLLSDEEKIKLDLEYKKLQGNKLKADIEKTKAETNRITENDEIEVEDDGFLEALKGRTTQVWNNE, translated from the coding sequence ATGGCTAGAGAAAAAAGTCCTGAAAGAATAAAGGCTAAAGAAATATATCTTAGTTCTAATGGTGATATTGTATTAAAAGATATTGCTGAAGAATTAGGGGTAACAGATGTAAAGATAAGAAAGTGGAAAAACTTAGATAAATGGGACGAAGAATTAAAAGGGAACGTTCCATTAAAAGAAAACAAAAAGAAAGTGGAACGTACCATTAAGAAGAGTACCAATAAAGAGAATAATAAAAAGGATGAAGAGCCTATTGCTGATGAAGTTAAAGAAGTATTAGAAAATACTGAACTTAATGATAAGCAAAGGCTCTTTTGTGTTATATACTCTAAGTGTTTTAATGCTACTAAGGCATACCAAAAAGTTTATAAATGTACTTATGAGACTGCAATGGTTAATGGAAGTAATCTACTAAGAAACACTAAGGTAAAAGAACAGATAGAGTCTTTAACAGCAATACAGTTTAATAAAGAAGCACTTAAAAGAAGTGTAATACAAAAGTATATAGATATAGCCTTTGCAGATATAGGTGACTATGTTAAGTTTGGAAAAAAATATAAAGGAGTATGGACCAAAGATAATGACGGGAAAGATATACCGGTAATAGATCCTGAAACTGGGGAACAAAAGATAAAAGAATACAACTATTTAGATTTAAAAGAGAGCTCTTTAGTAGATACAACATTAATTAATGAAGTTGCAGAGGGAAAAGATGGTATTAAATTTAAACTAGCAGATAAGATGAAAGCTTTAGACTTCCTAACTAAACATTGTAATTTACTATCTGATGAAGAAAAGATTAAGCTTGATTTGGAATATAAGAAGTTACAAGGTAATAAGCTCAAAGCTGATATTGAGAAAACTAAAGCTGAAACTAATAGAATTACTGAAAATGATGAAATAGAGGTTGAAGATGATGGATTCTTAGAAGCATTAAAGGGAAGAACTACACAGGTATGGAACAATGAGTAA
- a CDS encoding phage portal protein produces the protein MEQQAKSIRDTLLKLPDNEIAERKRVFTDYYYYKGKSIDLDKAKQNSALYGQNWPIDDNVDYEPTQDIRNKVKPLLKKQARWMFGKKPTLIFKADDLKDKEKCEELRKFIEDVFENNSFWNNTRKAFLETTIKKRALLRVEANPGQPVVIKYESIENFFYKEKNGKLLKAIFFEEDEMNVYREEDKDKIYYLHTYYYKVEEKTKALQAWYRKETYKNTDLVEKNEYDTGFSTIPCWLIRNGGELNNTFGESDVTDLRDAQNQYNRRNSDFADALRFQMFGSESVIDGKEEDVNKLNVAPGALHAIRTSDEALAQGKQATIQKQEYNIGNSEAMNSYLDRADSDMKETLDMPKISDLNNIPSAKAMIYLYNDLIARMEEKFNDWERPLLSLINFIIEVGSVCYPGIFNKEWINLKYTKLIKQNYPIPNDLDEKKKLAMDEVDSKVRSRKSYIKEYSDEEDEEKAFDEILEETTLLNQAQDTLIGGTNSDIDDIDNELNSGE, from the coding sequence ATGGAACAACAAGCAAAAAGTATAAGAGATACATTACTTAAGCTACCTGATAATGAAATAGCAGAAAGAAAACGTGTCTTTACTGACTATTATTATTACAAAGGTAAATCTATAGATTTAGATAAAGCAAAACAAAATTCAGCATTGTATGGTCAAAACTGGCCAATTGATGATAATGTTGATTATGAACCTACACAAGATATTAGAAATAAGGTCAAGCCATTGCTTAAGAAACAAGCACGTTGGATGTTTGGAAAGAAACCTACACTTATATTTAAAGCTGATGATTTGAAGGATAAAGAGAAGTGTGAAGAGTTAAGGAAGTTTATAGAAGATGTATTTGAAAATAATAGCTTCTGGAATAATACTAGAAAAGCCTTTTTAGAAACTACTATAAAGAAAAGAGCATTGCTTAGAGTAGAAGCTAATCCAGGACAACCAGTAGTAATTAAATATGAAAGTATAGAAAATTTCTTTTATAAAGAGAAGAATGGAAAGCTACTAAAAGCTATATTCTTTGAAGAAGATGAAATGAATGTGTATAGAGAAGAAGATAAAGATAAGATTTATTACTTGCATACTTATTATTATAAAGTAGAAGAGAAAACTAAAGCACTTCAAGCTTGGTATAGAAAAGAAACTTATAAGAATACAGATTTAGTAGAAAAAAATGAGTATGACACAGGATTTTCTACTATCCCATGTTGGCTAATACGTAATGGTGGAGAGCTTAATAATACTTTTGGTGAAAGTGATGTTACTGACTTAAGAGATGCTCAAAATCAGTATAACAGGAGAAATTCAGATTTTGCAGATGCATTGAGATTTCAAATGTTTGGATCTGAAAGTGTTATTGATGGAAAAGAAGAGGATGTAAATAAATTGAATGTTGCACCAGGAGCGTTACATGCTATAAGAACATCAGATGAAGCATTAGCACAAGGAAAACAAGCAACTATTCAAAAGCAAGAATATAATATAGGAAATAGTGAAGCTATGAATTCTTATCTAGATAGAGCAGATAGTGACATGAAAGAAACTTTAGATATGCCTAAGATAAGTGATTTAAATAATATTCCAAGTGCTAAAGCTATGATATATCTTTATAATGATTTAATTGCTAGAATGGAAGAAAAGTTTAATGATTGGGAAAGGCCTTTACTATCTTTAATTAACTTTATTATAGAAGTAGGTTCAGTATGTTATCCAGGTATATTTAATAAAGAATGGATTAATTTAAAATATACTAAGCTTATAAAACAAAATTATCCTATTCCTAATGATTTAGACGAAAAGAAAAAGCTTGCAATGGATGAAGTAGATAGCAAAGTTAGGAGTAGAAAATCTTATATTAAAGAATATAGTGATGAAGAAGATGAGGAAAAAGCTTTTGATGAAATATTAGAAGAAACAACCTTATTAAATCAAGCACAAGATACTCTTATTGGTGGAACTAATAGCGATATAGACGATATAGATAATGAATTGAATAGTGGTGAATAA
- a CDS encoding major capsid protein: protein MKLEDYINSANITLYMKQLPQEATLEKSLFPAKKVLGTKLENAKGAKKKPIALRQSTFDVAAKMRSLSADITVQSTEIPFFKESVGIDETTRRELITAFGCNNENLVKTISDQIFDGQVNLIKGSEIMPKAMAAQVIQNGQIAYSSNEEDGDVIVDYGVPSTHKIVLTSSDKWTNADADIVGDVKKWQKIIKDDQYPKPTTLLLTENTFDNTFLINKKITAHLNGNVMNQNRILSQKDYLQFAKEIMGLAIVFLDDSTYYPYEGAAPVQYYEDNKITLTSGTTLGNTVYGTTPEEFDKTHGSGKLDTTMAGLVNGTAITTMVKADPVTVDTKVSVMPIVSFDRADEVFFATVG, encoded by the coding sequence ATTAAATTAGAAGACTATATAAATTCAGCTAACATTACTTTATACATGAAGCAGTTGCCACAAGAAGCAACATTAGAAAAATCATTATTTCCAGCAAAAAAAGTACTTGGAACAAAGCTTGAAAATGCAAAAGGAGCTAAGAAAAAGCCTATTGCATTAAGACAAAGTACATTTGATGTAGCTGCTAAAATGAGAAGCTTATCTGCGGATATAACTGTACAAAGTACAGAAATTCCATTTTTTAAAGAATCAGTTGGTATTGATGAAACAACAAGAAGGGAATTAATAACAGCATTTGGATGTAATAATGAAAACTTGGTTAAGACTATTTCAGACCAAATATTTGATGGACAAGTAAATCTTATAAAAGGTTCTGAAATTATGCCTAAAGCTATGGCAGCACAAGTTATTCAAAATGGTCAAATTGCTTATTCAAGTAATGAAGAGGATGGAGATGTAATAGTTGATTATGGAGTTCCATCTACTCATAAGATTGTATTAACATCAAGTGACAAATGGACAAATGCGGATGCTGATATTGTTGGTGATGTTAAGAAGTGGCAAAAAATCATAAAAGATGATCAATATCCAAAGCCAACTACATTATTATTAACAGAGAATACATTCGATAATACATTTCTAATAAATAAGAAAATAACTGCTCATTTAAATGGAAATGTTATGAATCAGAACAGAATATTATCTCAAAAAGATTACTTACAATTTGCTAAAGAGATTATGGGGTTAGCAATTGTATTTTTAGATGATTCAACATATTATCCATATGAGGGAGCAGCACCAGTTCAATATTATGAAGATAACAAAATTACACTTACAAGTGGTACAACTTTGGGAAATACAGTGTATGGTACAACTCCAGAAGAGTTTGACAAAACTCATGGAAGCGGAAAGCTTGATACTACTATGGCAGGTCTTGTAAATGGTACAGCAATTACTACTATGGTAAAAGCTGATCCAGTTACAGTTGATACAAAAGTATCTGTAATGCCTATAGTAAGCTTTGACAGAGCAGACGAAGTATTCTTTGCAACAGTAGGTTAA
- a CDS encoding phage scaffolding protein, protein MAHIKDIIGEEAFNALSEDKRKELGKKDFEDIGSGNFIPKIRFDQVNGEAKEYKKQVGERDTQISKLKDEYKDVDGLKEKVEKLELDNKTQKEGYEKQLNDISFNNALEKALGVFNVKDKVSVMAHIDKSKLHLDGESITGLKDQIEPLKTSHDFLFEKEIKGTSSFGTGGSAGGQEPTHSTNFAEQLGKEKAESLKQVKDISSFAAN, encoded by the coding sequence ATGGCACATATTAAAGACATTATCGGAGAAGAAGCATTTAATGCTCTTTCAGAAGATAAAAGAAAAGAATTAGGGAAAAAAGATTTTGAAGATATAGGTTCAGGTAACTTCATCCCAAAGATTAGATTTGACCAAGTAAATGGCGAAGCTAAGGAATATAAAAAGCAAGTAGGAGAAAGAGACACTCAAATTTCTAAGCTTAAAGATGAATATAAAGATGTTGATGGCTTAAAAGAAAAAGTTGAAAAGCTTGAATTAGATAATAAAACTCAAAAAGAAGGCTATGAAAAGCAATTAAATGATATTTCATTTAATAATGCTTTAGAAAAGGCATTAGGAGTATTCAATGTTAAAGATAAAGTGTCAGTTATGGCTCATATCGATAAAAGCAAACTTCATTTAGATGGTGAATCTATTACAGGATTAAAAGACCAAATAGAGCCACTTAAAACAAGCCACGATTTCTTGTTTGAAAAAGAAATAAAAGGTACAAGTTCATTCGGTACTGGTGGAAGTGCAGGTGGTCAAGAACCTACTCATTCAACTAACTTTGCAGAGCAGCTAGGAAAAGAAAAAGCAGAATCATTAAAACAAGTAAAAGACATTAGCTCATTTGCAGCTAATTAA